A window from Gossypium raimondii isolate GPD5lz chromosome 7, ASM2569854v1, whole genome shotgun sequence encodes these proteins:
- the LOC105797313 gene encoding homeobox-leucine zipper protein ANTHOCYANINLESS 2 isoform X2 — MNFGGSLNNSSGGGLGGATIVADIPFSNNMAAAGAMAQNIYNSPGLSLALQPSIGNQGDGVRMGENFEASIGRRSREEEHESRSGSDNIDGVSGDDQDAANNRPRKKRYHRHTPQQIQELEALFKECPHPDEKQRLELSKRLCLETRQVKFWFQNRRTQMKTQLERHENSLLRQENDKLRAENMSIREAMRNPICTNCGGPAIIGDLSLEEQHLRIENARLKDELDRVCALASKFLGRPLTSLATSIASPLPNSNLELGVGSNGFGGLSTTLPLGPDFGGGVSNSLPVVPPNGVERSMFLELALAAMDELVKMAQTDEPLWIRSLEVGREILNHDEYSRMFTPCIGIKPAGFLTEASRQTGLVIINSLALVETLMDSNRWAEMFPCMIARTSTTDVISSGMGGTRNGAIQLMHAELQLLSPLVPVREVNFLRFCKQHAEGVWAVVDVSIDTLRETSGAPTTYVKCRRLPSGCVVQDMPNGYSKVTWVEHVEYDESQIHHLYRPLLSSGIGFGAQRWVAALQRQCECLAILMSSTVPTGDHTAITASGRRSMLKLAQRMTGNFCAGVCASTVHKWNKLNAGNVDEDVRVMTRKSVDNPGEPPGIVLSAATSVWLPVSPQRLFDFLRDERLRSEWDILSNGGPMQEIAHIAKGQDHGNCVSLLRSSAMNANQSSMLILQETCMDAGGSLVVYAPVDIPAMQVVMSGGDSAYVALLPSGFAIIPDGPGSPGPTTSNGNGDSHRVGGSLLTVAFQILVNSLPTAKLTVESVETVNNLISCTVQKIKAALQCES, encoded by the exons ATGAATTTTGGGGGATCTCTCAATAACAGCTCAGGTGGAGGCCTTGGGGGTGCAACAATCGTCGCCGACATCCCCTTTAGCAACAACATGGCGGCCGCCGGTGCTATGGCTCAGAACATATACAACTCTCCAGGCCTCTCTCTTGCCCTT CAACCGAGTATAGGTAATCAGGGAGATGGAGTTAGAATGGGTGAGAACTTTGAAGCAAGTATTGGGAGAAGAAGCAGGGAAGAGGAGCATGAGAGCAGATCTGGAAGTGATAACATTGATGGAGTTTCAGGCGACGATCAAGATGCCGCCAACAACCGTCCTAGGAAGAAGAGATACCACCGCCACACTCCTCAACAAATCCAAGAGCTTGAAGC TCTCTTTAAGGAGTGCCCTCATCCCGATGAGAAACAGAGACTGGAGCTTAGCAAAAGGCTTTGCTTAGAAACCAGGCAGGTGAAGTTTTGGTTCCAAAACCGCCGTACGCAAATGAAGACTCAATTGGAACGCCATGAGAACTCTTTGCTGAGGCAAGAGAACGACAAGCTTCGAGCTGAGAACATGTCTATTAGGGAAGCTATGAGGAACCCCATTTGCACCAACTGTGGGGGTCCGGCAATCATCGGTGACCTATCTCTCGAAGAGCAACATCTTAGAATCGAAAACGCTCGCTTAAAGGATGAGCTAGATCGAGTTTGTGCACTTGCCAGCAAGTTTTTAGGGCGACCCCTTACATCACTAGCTACTTCAATTGCATCTCCACTGCCCAACTCCAATTTGGAACTTGGAGTTGGTAGCAATGGCTTTGGTGGTTTAAGCACAACCTTACCTTTGGGGCCTGATTTTGGAGGTGGGGTATCAAATTCTTTGCCGGTGGTTCCCCCTAATGGCGTCGAAAGATCCATGTTTTTGGAACTTGCATTGGCTGCAATGGATGAATTGGTTAAAATGGCTCAAACTGATGAACCACTTTGGATTAGGAGCTTGGAAGTTGGGAGAGAAATACTAAACCATGATGAATACTCAAGGATGTTCACTCCTTGTATTGGCATTAAACCAGCCGGCTTTCTCACCGAGGCATCCAGACAGACCGGGTTGGTGATTATCAACAGTTTGGCCCTTGTTGAAACTTTAATGGACTCG AACCGTTGGGCGGAGATGTTTCCTTGTATGATCGCGAGGACATCAACTACTGATGTGATATCTAGTGGCATGGGAGGTACCAGAAATGGTGCAATTCAACTG atGCATGCTGAGCTGCAACTGCTTTCTCCTTTAGTTCCAGTTCGTGAGGTGAATTTCTTAAGGTTTTGCAAGCAGCATGCTGAAGGGGTTTGGGCAGTGGTGGATGTGTCCATCGATACCCTCCGAGAAACTTCAGGTGCACCCACAACATATGTCAAATGTAGGAGGCTTCCTTCTGGTTGTGTTGTGCAAGATATGCCTAATGGATACTCCAAG GTAACATGGGTTGAACATGTAGAATACGACGAGAGTCAAATTCACCATCTCTACCGCCCTTTACTAAGCTCCGGCATTGGCTTTGGTGCTCAACGTTGGGTCGCCGCCCTCCAACGCCAATGCGAATGCCTTGCTATCCTCATGTCCTCCACTGTTCCCACTGGAGATCATACTG CTATAACGGCAAGTGGGAGGCGAAGCATGTTAAAGCTAGCGCAGCGGATGACGGGTAATTTCTGTGCGGGAGTGTGCGCGTCGACGGTTCATAAATGGAACAAGTTGAACGCAGGGAACGTGGATGAAGACGTAAGGGTGATGACACGGAAGAGCGTGGACAACCCTGGGGAGCCGCCGGGCATCGTGCTGAGCGCCGCTACTTCAGTTTGGCTGCCGGTGTCACCTCAAAGACTATTCGATTTTCTGCGGGATGAACGGCTGAGGAGCGAGTGGGACATCTTGTCCAACGGTGGTCCCATGCAAGAGATTGCCCACATCGCCAAAGGCCAAGATCATGGCAACTGCGTCTCCCTCCTCCGTTCCAGC GCCATGAACGCAAATCAGAGTAGCATGTTGATATTGCAGGAGACATGCATGGACGCGGGTGGATCGCTTGTGGTCTACGCGCCCGTTGACATTCCAGCCATGCAGGTTGTCATGAGCGGTGGTGATTCTGCTTACGTGGCTCTCCTGCCTTCTGGTTTTGCTATCATCCCTGATGGTCCAGGCTCTCCTGGGCCCACCACCTCAAATGGGAATGGAGATTCCCACAGGGTGGGTGGGTCCCTTCTCACCGTGGCTTTTCAAATATTGGTCAACAGTTTACCCACGGCCAAACTGACGGTGGAATCGGTGGAGACGGTCAATAATCTCATCTCATGCACCGTCCAGAAGATCAAAGCTGCCCTTCAATGCGAAAGCTGA
- the LOC105797313 gene encoding homeobox-leucine zipper protein ANTHOCYANINLESS 2 isoform X1, with product MNFGGSLNNSSGGGLGGATIVADIPFSNNMAAAGAMAQNIYNSPGLSLALQQPSIGNQGDGVRMGENFEASIGRRSREEEHESRSGSDNIDGVSGDDQDAANNRPRKKRYHRHTPQQIQELEALFKECPHPDEKQRLELSKRLCLETRQVKFWFQNRRTQMKTQLERHENSLLRQENDKLRAENMSIREAMRNPICTNCGGPAIIGDLSLEEQHLRIENARLKDELDRVCALASKFLGRPLTSLATSIASPLPNSNLELGVGSNGFGGLSTTLPLGPDFGGGVSNSLPVVPPNGVERSMFLELALAAMDELVKMAQTDEPLWIRSLEVGREILNHDEYSRMFTPCIGIKPAGFLTEASRQTGLVIINSLALVETLMDSNRWAEMFPCMIARTSTTDVISSGMGGTRNGAIQLMHAELQLLSPLVPVREVNFLRFCKQHAEGVWAVVDVSIDTLRETSGAPTTYVKCRRLPSGCVVQDMPNGYSKVTWVEHVEYDESQIHHLYRPLLSSGIGFGAQRWVAALQRQCECLAILMSSTVPTGDHTAITASGRRSMLKLAQRMTGNFCAGVCASTVHKWNKLNAGNVDEDVRVMTRKSVDNPGEPPGIVLSAATSVWLPVSPQRLFDFLRDERLRSEWDILSNGGPMQEIAHIAKGQDHGNCVSLLRSSAMNANQSSMLILQETCMDAGGSLVVYAPVDIPAMQVVMSGGDSAYVALLPSGFAIIPDGPGSPGPTTSNGNGDSHRVGGSLLTVAFQILVNSLPTAKLTVESVETVNNLISCTVQKIKAALQCES from the exons ATGAATTTTGGGGGATCTCTCAATAACAGCTCAGGTGGAGGCCTTGGGGGTGCAACAATCGTCGCCGACATCCCCTTTAGCAACAACATGGCGGCCGCCGGTGCTATGGCTCAGAACATATACAACTCTCCAGGCCTCTCTCTTGCCCTT CAGCAACCGAGTATAGGTAATCAGGGAGATGGAGTTAGAATGGGTGAGAACTTTGAAGCAAGTATTGGGAGAAGAAGCAGGGAAGAGGAGCATGAGAGCAGATCTGGAAGTGATAACATTGATGGAGTTTCAGGCGACGATCAAGATGCCGCCAACAACCGTCCTAGGAAGAAGAGATACCACCGCCACACTCCTCAACAAATCCAAGAGCTTGAAGC TCTCTTTAAGGAGTGCCCTCATCCCGATGAGAAACAGAGACTGGAGCTTAGCAAAAGGCTTTGCTTAGAAACCAGGCAGGTGAAGTTTTGGTTCCAAAACCGCCGTACGCAAATGAAGACTCAATTGGAACGCCATGAGAACTCTTTGCTGAGGCAAGAGAACGACAAGCTTCGAGCTGAGAACATGTCTATTAGGGAAGCTATGAGGAACCCCATTTGCACCAACTGTGGGGGTCCGGCAATCATCGGTGACCTATCTCTCGAAGAGCAACATCTTAGAATCGAAAACGCTCGCTTAAAGGATGAGCTAGATCGAGTTTGTGCACTTGCCAGCAAGTTTTTAGGGCGACCCCTTACATCACTAGCTACTTCAATTGCATCTCCACTGCCCAACTCCAATTTGGAACTTGGAGTTGGTAGCAATGGCTTTGGTGGTTTAAGCACAACCTTACCTTTGGGGCCTGATTTTGGAGGTGGGGTATCAAATTCTTTGCCGGTGGTTCCCCCTAATGGCGTCGAAAGATCCATGTTTTTGGAACTTGCATTGGCTGCAATGGATGAATTGGTTAAAATGGCTCAAACTGATGAACCACTTTGGATTAGGAGCTTGGAAGTTGGGAGAGAAATACTAAACCATGATGAATACTCAAGGATGTTCACTCCTTGTATTGGCATTAAACCAGCCGGCTTTCTCACCGAGGCATCCAGACAGACCGGGTTGGTGATTATCAACAGTTTGGCCCTTGTTGAAACTTTAATGGACTCG AACCGTTGGGCGGAGATGTTTCCTTGTATGATCGCGAGGACATCAACTACTGATGTGATATCTAGTGGCATGGGAGGTACCAGAAATGGTGCAATTCAACTG atGCATGCTGAGCTGCAACTGCTTTCTCCTTTAGTTCCAGTTCGTGAGGTGAATTTCTTAAGGTTTTGCAAGCAGCATGCTGAAGGGGTTTGGGCAGTGGTGGATGTGTCCATCGATACCCTCCGAGAAACTTCAGGTGCACCCACAACATATGTCAAATGTAGGAGGCTTCCTTCTGGTTGTGTTGTGCAAGATATGCCTAATGGATACTCCAAG GTAACATGGGTTGAACATGTAGAATACGACGAGAGTCAAATTCACCATCTCTACCGCCCTTTACTAAGCTCCGGCATTGGCTTTGGTGCTCAACGTTGGGTCGCCGCCCTCCAACGCCAATGCGAATGCCTTGCTATCCTCATGTCCTCCACTGTTCCCACTGGAGATCATACTG CTATAACGGCAAGTGGGAGGCGAAGCATGTTAAAGCTAGCGCAGCGGATGACGGGTAATTTCTGTGCGGGAGTGTGCGCGTCGACGGTTCATAAATGGAACAAGTTGAACGCAGGGAACGTGGATGAAGACGTAAGGGTGATGACACGGAAGAGCGTGGACAACCCTGGGGAGCCGCCGGGCATCGTGCTGAGCGCCGCTACTTCAGTTTGGCTGCCGGTGTCACCTCAAAGACTATTCGATTTTCTGCGGGATGAACGGCTGAGGAGCGAGTGGGACATCTTGTCCAACGGTGGTCCCATGCAAGAGATTGCCCACATCGCCAAAGGCCAAGATCATGGCAACTGCGTCTCCCTCCTCCGTTCCAGC GCCATGAACGCAAATCAGAGTAGCATGTTGATATTGCAGGAGACATGCATGGACGCGGGTGGATCGCTTGTGGTCTACGCGCCCGTTGACATTCCAGCCATGCAGGTTGTCATGAGCGGTGGTGATTCTGCTTACGTGGCTCTCCTGCCTTCTGGTTTTGCTATCATCCCTGATGGTCCAGGCTCTCCTGGGCCCACCACCTCAAATGGGAATGGAGATTCCCACAGGGTGGGTGGGTCCCTTCTCACCGTGGCTTTTCAAATATTGGTCAACAGTTTACCCACGGCCAAACTGACGGTGGAATCGGTGGAGACGGTCAATAATCTCATCTCATGCACCGTCCAGAAGATCAAAGCTGCCCTTCAATGCGAAAGCTGA